From a single Streptomyces liliifuscus genomic region:
- a CDS encoding fibronectin type III domain-containing protein gives MSVPVRVAAPTALVLALLLALSACSATRTTGEGGADRRPATARHPVAGKADAASGVVLRAERTTPTDIDLRWQGSGSGASGHVLEFATEESGPYTVLQYLPPSVTNYRHPDLMPNTTFFYRLRDFDGPVSEPVSVTLPKGELTAADEDSSHDWLPARKDPKRTAPGRPLRSTGAGAPTGLKAAVKHANGILFTWTDHASDEAGFLLEARTRTRSAYEPVVVLDPDVNSTGLITLPTEKEASYRVRAFTYGERSNVVRLTTGESTGP, from the coding sequence ATGAGTGTTCCCGTACGCGTCGCGGCGCCGACAGCGCTCGTTCTCGCTCTTCTCCTGGCGCTGTCGGCCTGCTCCGCCACACGGACGACGGGCGAGGGCGGGGCGGACAGGCGTCCCGCTACCGCCCGGCATCCTGTGGCAGGGAAGGCCGATGCCGCCTCGGGGGTCGTGCTCCGCGCCGAGCGCACCACACCCACCGACATCGATCTGCGTTGGCAGGGCAGCGGTTCGGGTGCCTCCGGCCACGTCCTCGAATTCGCGACGGAGGAGTCCGGTCCGTACACCGTCCTGCAGTATCTGCCGCCCAGCGTGACGAACTACCGGCACCCCGATCTGATGCCGAACACCACCTTCTTCTACCGGCTGCGTGACTTCGACGGTCCTGTCTCGGAGCCGGTGAGCGTCACTCTCCCAAAGGGGGAACTGACAGCGGCGGACGAGGACTCCAGCCACGACTGGCTGCCCGCTCGCAAGGATCCGAAGCGGACGGCCCCGGGCCGACCCCTCCGGTCCACCGGTGCCGGAGCGCCCACCGGGCTCAAGGCCGCGGTCAAGCATGCGAACGGCATCCTCTTCACATGGACGGACCACGCCTCCGACGAGGCGGGGTTCCTGCTGGAGGCCCGTACGAGGACACGCTCGGCCTACGAACCCGTCGTGGTCCTCGATCCCGACGTCAACTCCACCGGTCTGATCACCCTGCCCACCGAGAAGGAGGCGTCCTACCGGGTCCGGGCCTTCACCTACGGCGAGCGGTCGAACGTGGTGCGGCTGACCACCGGCGAGTCCACCGGTCCCTGA